A window from Numida meleagris isolate 19003 breed g44 Domestic line chromosome 21, NumMel1.0, whole genome shotgun sequence encodes these proteins:
- the MTHFD2 gene encoding bifunctional methylenetetrahydrofolate dehydrogenase/cyclohydrolase, mitochondrial isoform X2, whose product MLFARRLLQHRALRGTAPRNEGDDAVVISGRKLARQIRQEARHEVEQWVAAGNKRPHLSVVLVGENPASHSYVLNKTKAAADVGISSETILKPASITEEELLDLISKLNNDANVDGLLVQLPLPEHIDERKICNAVTPDKDVDGFHVINVGRMCLDQYSMLPATPWGVWEIIKRTGIPTLGKNVVVAGRSKNVGMPIAMLLHTDGRHERPGGDATVTISHRYTPKEQLKQHTIRADIVVAAAGIPNLITADMIKEGAAVIDVGITRVQDPITAKSRLVGDVDFEGVKKKASYITPVPGGVGPMTVAMLMKNTIIAAKKLLKPKALEALTA is encoded by the exons ATGCTCTTCGCTCGCCGGTTGCTCCAGCACCGGGCGCTCCGCGGGACGGCGCCGCGGAACGAGGg AGATGACGCGGTTGTGATTTCTGGAAGGAAGCTGGCCCGGCAGATCAGACAAGAAGCCCGACACGAGGTTGAGCAGTGGGTAGCAGCTGGAAACAAGAGACCTCACCTCAGCGTGGTTCTGGTTGGCGAAAATCCTGCAAGTCACTCCTATGTGCTGAACAAAACTAAAGCGGCTGCTGATGTCG GAATCAGCAGTGAAACAATCCTCAAGCCAGCTTCCATTACTGAGGAGGAGCTACTGGATTTGATCAGCAAACTAAATAACGATGCCAACGTGGATGGCCTGTTAGTGCAGCTTCCTTTGCCTG aacaCATTGACGAGCGGAAGATTTGCAACGCGGTGACTCCAGACAAAGACGTTGATGGCTTTCATGTGATAAACGTGGGGCGCATGTGCCTTGACCAGTACTCCATGCTGCCAGCCACCCCGTGGGGGGTGTGGGAGATCATTAAGAGAACGG GCATCCCAACGCTGGGGAAGAACGTGGTGGTGGCCGGCCGGTCGAAGAATGTGGGAATGCCCATTGCCATGTTGCTGCACACAGATGGCAGGCACGAGCGCCCAGGAG GTGATGCCACAGTAACAATATCACACCGCTACACTCCCAAGGAGCAACTGAAACAACACACAATCCGCGCTGACATCGTGGTAGCGGCAGCAG GTATTCCTAATCTGATCACAGCTGATATGATCAAAGAAGGAGCTGCAGTTATCGATGTGGGGATAACGAGAGTGCAGGATCCTATCACTGCCAAATCAAGGCTGGTTGGGGATGTGGATTTTGAag ggGTGAAGAAGAAAGCCAGTTACATCACTCCAGTCCCTGGGGGAGTTGGGCCCATGACAGTTGCCATGCTGATGAAGAACACCATCATTGCTGCCAAGAAGCTGCTGAAACCCAAAGCACTGGAAGCCTTAACTGCTTAA
- the MTHFD2 gene encoding bifunctional methylenetetrahydrofolate dehydrogenase/cyclohydrolase, mitochondrial isoform X1, translated as MATALCPLRVLGRTALRPRARRLHLSAPRDDAVVISGRKLARQIRQEARHEVEQWVAAGNKRPHLSVVLVGENPASHSYVLNKTKAAADVGISSETILKPASITEEELLDLISKLNNDANVDGLLVQLPLPEHIDERKICNAVTPDKDVDGFHVINVGRMCLDQYSMLPATPWGVWEIIKRTGIPTLGKNVVVAGRSKNVGMPIAMLLHTDGRHERPGGDATVTISHRYTPKEQLKQHTIRADIVVAAAGIPNLITADMIKEGAAVIDVGITRVQDPITAKSRLVGDVDFEGVKKKASYITPVPGGVGPMTVAMLMKNTIIAAKKLLKPKALEALTA; from the exons ATGGCAACCGCGCTCTGCCCGCTCCGAGTCCTCGGCCGGACCGCGCTCCGACCCCGCGCCCGCCGTCTGCACCTCAGCGCGCCCAG AGATGACGCGGTTGTGATTTCTGGAAGGAAGCTGGCCCGGCAGATCAGACAAGAAGCCCGACACGAGGTTGAGCAGTGGGTAGCAGCTGGAAACAAGAGACCTCACCTCAGCGTGGTTCTGGTTGGCGAAAATCCTGCAAGTCACTCCTATGTGCTGAACAAAACTAAAGCGGCTGCTGATGTCG GAATCAGCAGTGAAACAATCCTCAAGCCAGCTTCCATTACTGAGGAGGAGCTACTGGATTTGATCAGCAAACTAAATAACGATGCCAACGTGGATGGCCTGTTAGTGCAGCTTCCTTTGCCTG aacaCATTGACGAGCGGAAGATTTGCAACGCGGTGACTCCAGACAAAGACGTTGATGGCTTTCATGTGATAAACGTGGGGCGCATGTGCCTTGACCAGTACTCCATGCTGCCAGCCACCCCGTGGGGGGTGTGGGAGATCATTAAGAGAACGG GCATCCCAACGCTGGGGAAGAACGTGGTGGTGGCCGGCCGGTCGAAGAATGTGGGAATGCCCATTGCCATGTTGCTGCACACAGATGGCAGGCACGAGCGCCCAGGAG GTGATGCCACAGTAACAATATCACACCGCTACACTCCCAAGGAGCAACTGAAACAACACACAATCCGCGCTGACATCGTGGTAGCGGCAGCAG GTATTCCTAATCTGATCACAGCTGATATGATCAAAGAAGGAGCTGCAGTTATCGATGTGGGGATAACGAGAGTGCAGGATCCTATCACTGCCAAATCAAGGCTGGTTGGGGATGTGGATTTTGAag ggGTGAAGAAGAAAGCCAGTTACATCACTCCAGTCCCTGGGGGAGTTGGGCCCATGACAGTTGCCATGCTGATGAAGAACACCATCATTGCTGCCAAGAAGCTGCTGAAACCCAAAGCACTGGAAGCCTTAACTGCTTAA